ATTTAAAATCGTTTGAATCCCCATTGTAATTGCATGAGTTGGTACTTCTTCAATCGAATTAAAGTATATTTTATTTGCTTCACGCGTTGACTCTGTAAGTTCTACTACATTTGTTCCTAAATCAAACGAAGTACCTGGTTCATTAAATCCTATATGGCCGTTAACACCAATACCTAAAAGCTGAATATCAATTCCACCCACTGCCTCAATCTTCGCATCATATTGCGTTGCAGCAGTTTGTAAGTCATTTGTATCACCTTCTGGTAAATGAATATTATCAGTCTTCATATCCACATGGTTAAAGAGCTGCTGATCCATATAATAGTGATAGCTTGCTTCATTTGCTGCATTAATGCCTACATATTCATCTAAATTAAATGATTGTGCCTTTTCAAATGAAATTTCGCCTGCTTTATATGCCTCAACAAGTTCTTTATAAAATCCTTCTGGCGTCCCACCCGTTGCCAAACCTAGCACCATTTCAGGGTGTTTCTGTAACTCTTCTTTAAAAATTTTGGCTGCAATTTTACTCAATTCATCATAATCTGCAGCTTCAATCCAATTTATATTCGATACTGTAGTCATCATCTATACCTTCTCCCTTTAGAGCGTAATTTTTAATATCTCCATCTTATTTCTTAACATCATCATGTTAATTTTATCTAAAAATTTTATTATATGCTATATAATAAATCGACAAATTTCCTTTTAATAACCCTATTATTTTGTTTATTAACCACATTTATTTATAAACACATTATCTATTTTAACTTTATTATTTTTTTCATAAAAAAAGACCCTCAACTAATCGTTGAAAGCCTTGTTTTAATAAGGTTTATGACAGTTAACCTTATTAATAGTATACCGATAGTCGGGGTCGAACCGACACTCCTCACGGAACCGGATTTTGAGTCCGGCGCGTCTGCCAATTCCGCCATATCGGCAAGAAAATGGATATAAAAAAAACCGGATTAACCGATTTCATTAAAAATATGGAGGCGGCAACCGGATTTGAACCGGTGATAAAGGTGTTGCAGACCTGTGCCTTACCACTTGGCTATGCCG
This portion of the Solibacillus daqui genome encodes:
- the nagB gene encoding glucosamine-6-phosphate deaminase, whose product is MNWIEAADYDELSKIAAKIFKEELQKHPEMVLGLATGGTPEGFYKELVEAYKAGEISFEKAQSFNLDEYVGINAANEASYHYYMDQQLFNHVDMKTDNIHLPEGDTNDLQTAATQYDAKIEAVGGIDIQLLGIGVNGHIGFNEPGTSFDLGTNVVELTESTREANKIYFNSIEEVPTHAITMGIQTILNAKKVVLLISGTSKQEAINRLRSGVITEDFPASALHNHSNVTVIYTDVK